The sequence below is a genomic window from Acidobacteriota bacterium.
TCCTCGACGGCGTCACGCACGTGATCCACTTCTCCCCGCTCGCGACGCGCGCGTCCTATCGCACCGCCGCGGAGGTCTCGGACCGCCTCTTCCGCCTGCAGGGCTTCGACTGCACGCCGGGCTCCGGCCACCGCGAGCTCATCCTGCCCTGCGTCGACGCGAGCGTCCTCACGGGCGGCCAGTACCGCCTCGCGGCCACCGTCACGTCGGGAGCGTTCGTGCGCGCCGCCACGCCGCGGCGGCGCGTCGCCGTGGTGGTCCTCGGCGACGAGGAGACGAGCCCCGACGAGAGCGCCTTCGGGCCCGCCGAGGCGCGGGCGTACCTGTCGGAGATCTTCGTCCCCATCGCCGTGTGGCGGCTCGGCCGGGCCGGGGGCGGCGCCTGGGGCGAGGGCCGCCGCGTCTCGACGCCGCAGGAATTCGTGGACGCGTTTGCCCAGCTGCGCGCCGAGCTCGACGCGCAGCAGATCTGCTGGGTCGCCGAGGACCTCGACCCCGCGTCCTTCCGGCTCGCGGCCGGGGACGAGGGGATCGTCCTCGCGGGCCGCGGCGCGGGCGCCGAGCCGCTCGTCGTCGCATCGGCCGCGGAACCCGAGGAGCCGGGCACGCCCGTCGCCTCGGCCGCGGCCGCGCCCGGGAAGGGCCCCTCGAAAAAGAGCGTCACCGCCTCGCAGGAGGTCGGCCTCGTGAACCTCGACGCGTTCGTCGCGGACGGGAAGGGCCGGCGCGTGACGGGCCTCAAGGCTTCGGACTTCACGCTCCGCGTCGGCGGAAAGCCCGTCGCGATCACGAACTTCTCCGAGTACGCGCCGCCGTCCGGAGCGCCCCTCGGGGCGACGTCGCTCGCGCCCCCCGCGCCCGGCGAAACCGCCGCCGCGCCCGCGGAGCGGCCGAAGCGCCGCGTGGTGCTCTTCGTCGACCGCCTGACGCTCGGCGACCAGCGCCGCAGCGCCCGCTTCTTCGGCTCCGTGAAGGATTTCGTCGTCCGCACGATCCAGCCCGGAGACGAGGCTGCCGTCCTGACGTTCGACGAGTCCCTCGCGACGCGGGTCGCGTTCACCGGCGACACCTTCGCGATCCTCAAGGCTCTCGACGTCCTCGCAAAGGAGAGCGCGCGGCCTCCGGCCGCCCTCACCGGCGTCGAGACCAGCGAAAAGCTCGTGGCGGAGATCGCGCAGGCCGAGCGCGAGATTGCCCAGCGCGAATCCGGGAGAGGCGGCATCGCCACCTCGACGATTCCCACGGAAGCGGCCGCGCCGCAGCCCGCGCCGATCAGCGGGACGGTCCTCGCCGAGATGCGCGGGCTCGCGGCGCAGGAGTGGGGCCGCACGAAGAACAAGGCCGCCGCGCTCAAGGCCGTCCTCACGGCTCTCGGCGGCCTCGACGGCCGGCGCGTCCTCGTCGTCGCCTCGCACCGGCTCTCGCGCTGGTCCGGCATGGAGTACTTCCTCACGAAGCGGCTGGACGTGGACGTCCAGGTCCCGTCGGACGCCCGCGAGTTCGACGCGCGCCAGATCCTCGTCGACCTCGCCGAGGCCGCGAACGCCTACGGCGTGACGCTGCACGGCCTGTACCCCGAGGCCGGGGGGGATTTCGACCTGTCGGTCATGCAGGCCTCGGTGCCGCAGTTCACGGGGCAGGCCATGAACGGGCGGCGCGGGATCTGGATCGACGCGAACGAGAACGAGGGCCTCCACCTCGCCGTGGATCCCACGGGCGGGGTCGTGGGCTTCGGCGCCGAGCAGGCGGGCGACGCGCTTGCCGGCGCGGCCGTGGATCTCGAGTCGTTCTACTCGCTGGGCTTCCCGGTCGAGGGCCTCACGGGCGGAAAGCCTCTCGAGATCGATCTCAAGGTCGCGGCGCCGGGCGCGAAGGTTCGGACGCGCCGCGCCGTCGCTCTGCGCAGCGCCGTGGACCGCGCCACCGACCGCACCGTCTCGAACCTCTTCAGCACGGTCACGGCGCCGGGGTTCCCGATCCAGGCGAAGGTGACGTCCACGACCCCCTCCGCGAAGGGCCGCGTGCAGGTCGCGTTCGAGGTGACGATCCCGGCCTCGTCGCTCGCGCTCCTCCCCGCGGCAAACGCCCGCGTCGCGAAGATCGCCGCGTTCGTCGCGCTCCTCGACAGGGGCGACGTCACCCAGGGCGCGCCGGTCCGCCAGGAATTCCGGACGGGCGAGGACGCGTTCGCGGACGCCGAGGGGATCTTCACGTTCACGAGCACGGCCGTCGTCAACCCGGGGGCCGTGATCTCGATCGGCATCCTCGACGAGGCGACACAGGAGTCGGGCTACGCCCGCATCGAGGTGCCGGGGCCCGCGAAGAATAGAGCGAGCCTGATACACCCTCTCCCTTGAAAACGCACCTCGGCCGGCACCATCGTCTTTCTGGATGCTGACTTACCTGACGCTGCTCCTCGGAATCGTCGTGGGGCCACGGGAGATCGAGCTCAGCGCGCCGCCCGGGACGGCGGCGGTGGAGATCTTCCTCGACGGGGAGGGCGTCGCGCGGCGGACTGCGCCGCCCTGGACTTTCGCCGTGGATTTCGGCTCCGCCCCCTCGCCCCACCACCTCGACGCCGTCGCCCGCGACGCGAGGGGCGTCGAGCTCGGCCGCGTGCGCCAGCGCGTGAACCTCCCGAAGCCCGAGGCCGAGGCGGTGCTCGCCCTCCTTCCCGGCAAGGGCGGCAAGGGGCGCATCGCCACCCTTCGCTGGGAGGGCGCGGTCGGGAAGCCCCGCGCGATCTCGCTGAGCTTCGACGGCAAGCCGCTTTCGGCGCCCGACCCGGAACGCATCGAGGTGCCCGCGTACGTTTCCGAGAGTCTCCATTTCCTGCAGGCCGTCGTCGAGTTCGAGAAGGGCGCGCGCGCCGAAGCGGAGATCACGTTCGGGGGGCGCGACCGGGACGAGACCTCCCGCGCGCTCACGGCGGTCGCCCTGCGCGTCCCGGGCGGGAAGCTCCCTCCGGCGGAGGCGATGTCCGGGTGGCTCGTCGCCGGCGGCGAGCCGCTGCGCGTCGTCGCGACGGAGGGCGGCGAGGCCTCGATCGTCTTCGTCCTCGACGCGGACTCTCCGCCCGCTTTCCGGGAGCTCGCGGACTGGTCGATCCTCCCCACGAGAGCGGGCATGTTCTTCAGTCAGCCCGAGGTGCGCATGCTCCTCGCCTATGGCACGGAGGAATTCGGCGCACGAACCTTGTACGACGCTTTCCCCCGCTCGTTCCCGGCGTACCTGGGGAAAGGCCTTCTCCACGCCCTCGCGGACGTTTTTCCGCCGGGGGACGGTCTCCCCTGCCCGCGCGTCGCGGACGCCGCAACGGCGGCGGGTCTCCTCGCGGCGTCATGGTCCCACCCGCGGGCCGTCGTCGTCGTTCTGACCGGGAACCCCGACGCGAGCGTGCTCTCCGCCGCGCAGGCCCGCTCTTATCTTTCGGACCTCGGCGTTCCCGTCGTCGTCTGGATCGCCGCATCGGCGGCGCCGGAAGTGGCGGCGCGATGGGGCGGCGGCCGGCAGGTGAAGACACTCCCAGACGTGCGGGTCGCGGTCAAGGAACTGGAAGCCACGGTCCGGGAACAGCGAATCGTCTGGGTGGAGGGCGCGCACCTCCCGCAGTCGATCTTCGTCTCCGCGGCCGCGCCGGCAGGCGTGGCGGTAGCCCGGTGAGCCTCTCGTGCTGACCTTCCTGACGCTGCTCCTCGGGATCGTCTGGGGACCCCGGGACATCGAGCTCAGCGCGCCCGTGGGATCGGCGGCGGTCGAGATCTTCCTCGACGGGGAAAGCGTCGGGCGGCGCACCCGGCCACCCTGGACGTTCCGGGTGGACCTCGGCCCGGCCCCCGCGCCGCACCTCCTCGACGCCGTGGCGCGCGACGCCCGTGGTGTCGAGATCGGACGCGCGCGCCTGAAGGTGAACTTCCCGAAGCCCCAGGTCGAAGCCGTCCTTGCTCTTCTTCCGGGCAAGGGTGGCGTGGGTCGCGCCGCCCGTCTCGTCTGGGAAGGCGCAGTGGGCCGCCCCCCCTCGACGGTGACGCTCACGTTCGACGGCAAGCCCCTGGCGGTGCGGGACTCCGAGCGCATCGAGCTGCCGGCCTACGTTCCCGAGCGCCTCCACTTCCTCCGGGCCGTCGTGGAGTTCGGCTTCGAGGCGCGCGCCGAGGCCGAGATCACGTTCGGGGACGCGACCGCGACGGACGTCGAGAGCTGACGGCGGTTCCCGTTCGCGTCCCGCGCGGCACGCCCTCCAAGGCGGAGGCTATGAAGGGATGGCTTGTCTCTGGAGGCGAGATGCTTCGCATCGTCGCAGTCGAGGAGGGCGAGGCCTCGATCGTCTTCGTCCTCGACGGGGACGCCCCGGCTGCCTTCAGAGACATGTGGCTCGGCAGGCTCTTCGACACGCGCGTCGGGACGTTCAGGGGAGACCCGGAGGTCCGGGTGCTGTTCGCCTATTCCGAGCAGAAGGCGGGCTCGCGCCAGACGTATGACTTGTACCGGCGTTCGTTTCCGCTGCCCGTCGTGCGCGGAATGATGGAGGTTCTCGCAAAGGCGAACGCGCCATGGGACCGGCTTTCCTGCCCGCGTCTCGCCGACGCGACGAGCGCGGCCGGGATCTTCGCGGCCACCTGGTCCCACCCGCGGGCCGTCGTCCTCATCCTCACCGGCAACCCGGACGCGAGCGTGCTCTCCCCCTCGGCCGTGCGTT
It includes:
- a CDS encoding VWA domain-containing protein produces the protein MTGRKRTAALLLTALWAAPAPGAEQMRILTFVPGVAQGRLPVTVDLGSAPPPAELLLDGKSVCRVTSRRQTCTVDLGPAPRVRLLELVRRGSAGPAERVRRWVNKPSVARAEVLPRTDCVKASGPCTLSVAWSHEQDLDPALLSVAIDGKKAYEGPPKDVAIPFAAEKPVRVVAVDLSFVDGQRASETLLIGSGTSSAVEAPLNAVVVSTRGKEGAARPAPATLGGRLVRAAEPGESDLLFFVAPSAVPKLLALEARAQKSFSKTNSRLAKLLDGVTHVIHFSPLATRASYRTAAEVSDRLFRLQGFDCTPGSGHRELILPCVDASVLTGGQYRLAATVTSGAFVRAATPRRRVAVVVLGDEETSPDESAFGPAEARAYLSEIFVPIAVWRLGRAGGGAWGEGRRVSTPQEFVDAFAQLRAELDAQQICWVAEDLDPASFRLAAGDEGIVLAGRGAGAEPLVVASAAEPEEPGTPVASAAAAPGKGPSKKSVTASQEVGLVNLDAFVADGKGRRVTGLKASDFTLRVGGKPVAITNFSEYAPPSGAPLGATSLAPPAPGETAAAPAERPKRRVVLFVDRLTLGDQRRSARFFGSVKDFVVRTIQPGDEAAVLTFDESLATRVAFTGDTFAILKALDVLAKESARPPAALTGVETSEKLVAEIAQAEREIAQRESGRGGIATSTIPTEAAAPQPAPISGTVLAEMRGLAAQEWGRTKNKAAALKAVLTALGGLDGRRVLVVASHRLSRWSGMEYFLTKRLDVDVQVPSDAREFDARQILVDLAEAANAYGVTLHGLYPEAGGDFDLSVMQASVPQFTGQAMNGRRGIWIDANENEGLHLAVDPTGGVVGFGAEQAGDALAGAAVDLESFYSLGFPVEGLTGGKPLEIDLKVAAPGAKVRTRRAVALRSAVDRATDRTVSNLFSTVTAPGFPIQAKVTSTTPSAKGRVQVAFEVTIPASSLALLPAANARVAKIAAFVALLDRGDVTQGAPVRQEFRTGEDAFADAEGIFTFTSTAVVNPGAVISIGILDEATQESGYARIEVPGPAKNRASLIHPLP